In Alosa sapidissima isolate fAloSap1 chromosome 4, fAloSap1.pri, whole genome shotgun sequence, the following are encoded in one genomic region:
- the setd5 gene encoding histone-lysine N-methyltransferase SETD5 isoform X8 yields MSIAIALGVTTPETPYADMAAGSDPESVEASPAVNQKSYSNHSCGNVQNHGYRGLPYAMQQSSVVCCQDHNYGAPPPPTPPASPLSQTIIPRLELNGVARGRYQSPHAHAHSHAHPRPDQEHSADSETSSEEEEEEGSVPSAWCHCSLTQDGFLIKCESCRGLERRKALDGQRRKAENVSGGESSGTESGDEEVSPSTVSYTATQHTPTSITLTVNRVKRSKAKKRKKSTDKSRTTPKAKKIKNSTTEANALDENTVEGWETRIRQWTDQYEEALANQYSADVQTLLQLAKPSSPAPSPDTINRTELACNNTVLSSQMQLQVGRVTRVQKHRKILRAARDLEPDTLIIEYRGKVMLKQQFEVNGHFFKKPYPFVLFYSKFNDVEMCVDARTFGNDARFIRRSCTPNAEVRHMISEGMIHLCIYAVSQITKDSEVTIGFDYEFNSCNYKVDCACHRGNQNCPVQKHNLSPMDSLPSQPASGPALPVLPGAETRRRRARRRELEGGGAPTAGSDDSNQQPNGDAQDREHGASDAEDGLLDGMKQEEGEEGELDDNGVLISSRRSREDRAALETMERRRRRVVQGAADEPKQEPGAPEEGEVTGLSPAGPNPTSSAGTSGGVSTRRTSYATEAPVETDSKPVTAAPATPKPPPARSSKPRPKSRISRYRSGSAQRARRQRQALAQQAAEGAGGEDGAPGASQGDLGQGEGALGAGQAQDGDGYGGAGSGALGNKANLRYPKTKKYLVTEWLNDKIPERAEPEAERPLRITTDPTVLATTLNMLPGLSHASLICTAPKHYVRFGSPFTPERRRRPLAVDASYGSCKKRWIKQALDESKSSLSPEDSGVSSSSNQSNGSSYHPFKAELSAPFKKRKSKHAHEMLSSPPDSSASGSDLLLRPLSPITPPPPSDPGHSLRPALSTSCALYLGAEDEQQNGATMPYSPLTSLPTSRCNTPLQFENISSPEASPVHRPESLSPEPCLRSDFDSIRNATFPDLSMTSSLDSPVPVPEDFPAVSPSPLSLSGGGTPLTPVSTSAPGDSSTGTRSGESQAREQAFRTEFNLIYACSPLNANLGEGLGPRGPLTDRRHSQSEGSFSPAESYFGAVSGQGLLSETGAGSLSPYPEPHYGGGYPDSGTPPHPSNPPQKKKVSLLEYRKRKQGTRDTESVGSMGTPTRPSSLCPSTESPGGPRSLLQPPTSPHSSFSSPAHQAFPQIEEVSPPDLSSSSGSSAGSGPRPQEGISWIVPTTVERLREGQGVLERVLRGNLKMERALKRTDPGDHGNSRDKDADSVETDRYDLTTASPLRSPHPYSPSVYQHQPHLSEPHVTSDSSASPFRSSYSPSPSYPRPLAQDHAPQPTQSTPPTSASSSSSSSSSISSLDSSVSGTSRPVGGAVQDASYPSSSHLKASLLNSGLLSASSSPPVPRSQSHSKTDISVGGAGCGGSGLLTGGAASHASRLAQQGSGSGRGIQANSRLLSAPSSQHYPPRGAPLNQFQHPPLQGSGVRTQTGSY; encoded by the exons cccTGAGTCAGTTGAAGCGAGCCCTGCAGTGAACCAAAAGAGTTACTCCAACCACAGCTGTGGCAACGTTCAGAACCATGGCTACCGCGGACTGCCCTATGCT ATGCAACAGTCTTCCGTTGTGTGTTGTCAGGATCACAACTACGGAgccccaccccctcccacccctcccGCCTCCCCACTCTCCCAGACCATCATCCCGCGGCTGGAGCTCAATGGTGTGGCTCGCGGCCGCTACCAGTCCCCTCACGCCCACGCCCACTCCCACGCCCACCCCCGACCTGACCAGGAGCACTCGGCCGACAGCGAGACCTCgtccgaggaggaggaggaggaaggtagCGTGCCCAGCGCCTGGTGCCACTGCAGCCTGACGCAAGATGGCTTCCTCATCAAGTGCGAGAGCTGCAG GGGTCTAGAGAGGAGGAAAGCATTAGACGGACAGCGCAGGAAAGCAGAGAATGTGTCCG gtggggagAGTAGTGGCACGGAGAGTGGGGACGAGGAAGTGTCGCCCTCCACGGTGTCGTACACGGCCACTCAGCACACACCCACCAGCATCACGCTCACGGTCAACCGCGTCAAGCGAAGCAAGgccaagaagaggaagaagagcacGGACAAGAGCCGCACCACACCCAAAGCCAAGAAGATTAAG AACTCCACGACGGAGGCGAATGCGCTGGACGAGAACACGGTGGAGGGCTGGGAGACGCGGATCCGCCAGTGGACAGACCAGTACGAGGAGGCCCTGGCCAACCAGTACAGCGCCGACGTGCAgacgctgctgcagctggccaaGCCCAGCTCGCCCGCCCCCTCACCCGACACCATCAATCGCACCGAGCtggcctgcaacaacaccgtGCTCAGCTCCCAGATGCAG TTGCAGGTGGGCCGAGTGACGCGTGTACAGAAGCATCGGAAGATTCTACGGGCGGCACGGGACCTTGAGCCGGACACGCTAATCATCGAGTACCGTGGCAAGGTCATGCTGAAGCAGCAGTTCGAGGTCAACGGGCATTTCTTCAAAAA GCCCTACCCATTTGTCCTGTTCTACTCCAAGTTCAATGATGTAGAGATGTGTGTGGACGCCCGCACCTTTGGGAACGACGCCCGCTTCATCAGGAGGTCCTGCACCCCCAACGCTGAG gtACGGCACATGATCTCAGAAGGGATGATCCACCTCTGCATCTATGCCGTCTCTCAGATCACCAAGGACTCCGAAGTCACCATTGGCTTCGATTACGAGTTCAACAGCTG TAATTACAAGGTGGACTGTGCATGCCACAGGGGCAACCAGAACTGCCCGGTGCAGAAGCACAACCTGAGCCCGATGGACAGCCTGCCGTCGCAGCCGGCGTCCGGTCCAGCGCTGCCCGTCCTCCCCGGTGCCGAGACCCGCCGGAGACGAGCCCGGCGGAGAGAGCTGGAGGGGGGAGGAGCCCCCACGGCCGGCTCTGACGACAGCAACCAGCAGCCCAATGGAGACGCGCAGGACCGGGAGCATGGAGCCAGCgatgcagag GATGGCCTGCTGGACGGAATGAAGcaggaagaaggagaagagggcGAACTGGACGACAACGGAGTCCTCATATCAAGCAGACGG TCCCGGGAGGACCGCGCTGCACTTGAGACCATGGAGAGGCGGAGGCGGCGTGTGGTCCAGGGGGCCGCCGATGAGCCCAAGCAGGAGCCCGGCGCcccagaggagggagaggtgaCGGGCCTGTCTCCCGCCGGCCCAAACCCCACGTCCAGCGCGGGAACCTCAGGGGGAGTCAGCACGCGACGCACCTCCTACGCAACG GAGGCCCCGGTAGAGACGGACAGTAAACCCGTGACCGCGGCACCAGCCACCCCCAAGCCCCCTCCGGCACGTTCCTCCAAGCCGCGGCCCAAGAGCCGCATCTCGCGCTACCGCTCCGGCTCGGCCCAGCGGGCGCGGCGCCAACGCCAGGCACTGGCACAGCAGGCGGCGGAGGGCGCCGGAGGGGAGGACGGAGCGCCCGGGGCCTCTCAGGGCGACCTGGGCCAGGGCGAGGGGGCGCTCGGCGCAGGACAGGCGCAGGACGGTGATGGCTACGGGGGAGCGGGCTCCGGAGCCCTGGGCAACAAGGCCAACCTGCGCTACCCCAAAACAAAGAAG TACCTGGTGACCGAGTGGCTCAACGACAAGATCCCGGAGCGGGCGGAGCCGGAGGCGGAGCGTCCGCTGCGCATCACGACAGACCCGACGGTGCTGGCCACCACGCTGAACATGCTGCCGGGCCTTAGCCACGCCTCGCTCATCTGCACCGCCCCCAAGCACTATGTGCGCTTCGGCTCGCCCTTCACCCCCGAGCGCCGACGCAGGCCCCTGGCCGTCGACGCCTCCTACGGCTCCTGCaaaaag AGGTGGATAAAGCAGGCCCTGGACGAGAGCAAGTCCTCCTTGTCCCCGGAGGATAGCGGCGTCTCCAGCTCTTCAAACCAAAGTAACGGCAGCTCCTACCACCCTTTTAAAGCCG AGTTGAGTGCGCCCTTCAAGAAACGAAAGTCCAAGCATGCGCACGAGATGTTGAGTTCGCCCCCCGACAGCAGTGCGTCCGGCAGTGACCTGTTGCTGCGGCCGCTGTCGCCCATTACGCCACCGCCACCCTCGGACCCTGGGCACTCGCTGCGGCCAGCCCTCAGCACATCCTGCGCCCTGTACCTGGGTGCCGAGGACGAGCAGCAGAACGGCGCCACCATGCCCTACTCGCCCCTCACCTCGCTGCCCACCAGCCGCTGCAACACGCCGCTGCAGTTTGAG AACATCTCATCCCCAGAGGCTTCCCCAGTACACCGGCCAGAATCTCTGTCTCCAgag CCTTGCCTGCGGTCGGACTTTGACTCCATTCGCAACGCTACCTTTCCTGACCTTTCCATGACCTCCAGCTTGGACAGTCCTGTCCCGGTGCCCGAGGACTTCCCCGCCGTCTCCCCCTCACCCCTTAGTCTCTCCGGTGGAGGGACCCCCCTCACCCCGGTGTCCACGTCCGCCCCAGGCGACTCCTCAACGGGCACGCGGTCGGGCGAGTCCCAGGCTCGAGAGCAGGCATTCAGGACAGAGTTCAATCTCATCTACGCGTGCTCTCCCCTCAACGCCAATCTAGGGGAGGGCCTTGGCCCCCGCGGCCCCCTGACGGACAGGCGGCACTCCCAGTCGGAGGGCAGCTTCTCACCTGCGGAGTCCTACTTCGGCGCCGTGAGTGGCCAGGGGCTACTCTCGGAGACGGGGGCCGGGTCACTCTCACCCTATCCAGAGCCACATTACGGGGGCGGGTACCCAGACAGTGGCACCCCCCCTCACCCCAGCAACCCTCCCCAAAAGAAGAAG gTGTCGCTGCTGGAGTACCGCAAGCGGAAACAGGGAACCCGGGACACCGAGTCCGTCGGCTCCATGGGGACCCCCACGCGTCCCAGCTCGCTGTGCCCCAGCACGGAGTCCCCTGGTGGGCCACGCTCGTTGCTGCAGCCCCCCACTTCCCCGCACAGCTCCTTCTCCTCGCCTGCACACCAGGCCTTCCCCCAGATAGAGGAGGTCAGCCCCCCGGACCTCAGCTCCAGCTCCGGCTCCAGTGCGGGCTCAGGCCCTCGGCCACAGGAAGGCATCTCCtg GATCGTGCCCACGACAGTGGAGCGCCTGAGGGAGGGCCAGGGCGTGCTGGAGAGGGTGCTCCGGGGCAACCTCAAAATGGAGCGAGCCCTCAAGAGGACTGACCCCGGTGACCATGGAAACAGCAGAGACAAAGACGCAG ACTCTGTGGAGACAGACCGGTATGACCTCACCACAGCATCACCCCTGAGAAGCCCGCACCCTTACAGCCCGTCTGTCTACCAGCAccag CCTCACCTGTCGGAGCCCCATGTGACCTCGGACAGCTCGGCCTCTCCGTTCCGCTCCTCGTACAGCCCCTCGCCGTCATACCCGCGGCCGCTCGCCCAGGACCACGCCCCGCAGCCAACCCAGAGCACCCCTCCCACCTccgcctcttcctcctcgtcctcctcatcctccatcTCGTCGCTGGACTCGTCCGTGAGCGGCACCTCCAGGCCTGTGGGTGGCGCTGTCCAGGATGCCTCATACCCCAGCAGCAGCCACCTGAAGGCCAGCCTGTTGAACAGCGGCCTGTTGTCAGCCTCGTCCAGCCCCCCGGTCCCTAGGAGCCAGTCCCACTCCAAAACAGACATCAGTGTCGGTGGTGCTGGTTGTGGTGGTAGTGGCCTACTCACCGGGGGCGCGGCGTCCCACGCCTCCAGACTTGCCCAGCAGGGCTCGGGTTCGGGCCGCGGCATTCAGGCAAACTCTCGGCTCTTGTCTGCCCCCAGCTCCCAGCACTACCCACCGCGAGGAGCGCCACTCAACCAGTTCCAGCACCCTCCCCTTCAGGGGTCAGGGGTACGGACACAGACAGGGAGCTACTAG
- the setd5 gene encoding histone-lysine N-methyltransferase SETD5 isoform X2, with amino-acid sequence MSIAIALGVTTPETPYADMAAGSDPESVEASPAVNQKSYSNHSCGNVQNHGYRGLPYASSVVCCQDHNYGAPPPPTPPASPLSQTIIPRLELNGVARGRYQSPHAHAHSHAHPRPDQEHSADSETSSEEEEEEGSVPSAWCHCSLTQDGFLIKCESCRGLERRKALDGQRRKAENVSGGESSGTESGDEEVSPSTVSYTATQHTPTSITLTVNRVKRSKAKKRKKSTDKSRTTPKAKKIKAFREGSRKSMRMKNSTTEANALDENTVEGWETRIRQWTDQYEEALANQYSADVQTLLQLAKPSSPAPSPDTINRTELACNNTVLSSQMQLQVGRVTRVQKHRKILRAARDLEPDTLIIEYRGKVMLKQQFEVNGHFFKKPYPFVLFYSKFNDVEMCVDARTFGNDARFIRRSCTPNAEVRHMISEGMIHLCIYAVSQITKDSEVTIGFDYEFNSCNYKVDCACHRGNQNCPVQKHNLSPMDSLPSQPASGPALPVLPGAETRRRRARRRELEGGGAPTAGSDDSNQQPNGDAQDREHGASDAEDGLLDGMKQEEGEEGELDDNGVLISSRRSREDRAALETMERRRRRVVQGAADEPKQEPGAPEEGEVTGLSPAGPNPTSSAGTSGGVSTRRTSYATEAPVETDSKPVTAAPATPKPPPARSSKPRPKSRISRYRSGSAQRARRQRQALAQQAAEGAGGEDGAPGASQGDLGQGEGALGAGQAQDGDGYGGAGSGALGNKANLRYPKTKKYLVTEWLNDKIPERAEPEAERPLRITTDPTVLATTLNMLPGLSHASLICTAPKHYVRFGSPFTPERRRRPLAVDASYGSCKKRWIKQALDESKSSLSPEDSGVSSSSNQSNGSSYHPFKAELSAPFKKRKSKHAHEMLSSPPDSSASGSDLLLRPLSPITPPPPSDPGHSLRPALSTSCALYLGAEDEQQNGATMPYSPLTSLPTSRCNTPLQFENISSPEASPVHRPESLSPEPCLRSDFDSIRNATFPDLSMTSSLDSPVPVPEDFPAVSPSPLSLSGGGTPLTPVSTSAPGDSSTGTRSGESQAREQAFRTEFNLIYACSPLNANLGEGLGPRGPLTDRRHSQSEGSFSPAESYFGAVSGQGLLSETGAGSLSPYPEPHYGGGYPDSGTPPHPSNPPQKKKRGNVITVSQLPGCQPGYQALAVRGHCKPMQNMVSLLEYRKRKQGTRDTESVGSMGTPTRPSSLCPSTESPGGPRSLLQPPTSPHSSFSSPAHQAFPQIEEVSPPDLSSSSGSSAGSGPRPQEGISWIVPTTVERLREGQGVLERVLRGNLKMERALKRTDPGDHGNSRDKDADSVETDRYDLTTASPLRSPHPYSPSVYQHQPHLSEPHVTSDSSASPFRSSYSPSPSYPRPLAQDHAPQPTQSTPPTSASSSSSSSSSISSLDSSVSGTSRPVGGAVQDASYPSSSHLKASLLNSGLLSASSSPPVPRSQSHSKTDISVGGAGCGGSGLLTGGAASHASRLAQQGSGSGRGIQANSRLLSAPSSQHYPPRGAPLNQFQHPPLQGSGVRTQTGSY; translated from the exons cccTGAGTCAGTTGAAGCGAGCCCTGCAGTGAACCAAAAGAGTTACTCCAACCACAGCTGTGGCAACGTTCAGAACCATGGCTACCGCGGACTGCCCTATGCT TCTTCCGTTGTGTGTTGTCAGGATCACAACTACGGAgccccaccccctcccacccctcccGCCTCCCCACTCTCCCAGACCATCATCCCGCGGCTGGAGCTCAATGGTGTGGCTCGCGGCCGCTACCAGTCCCCTCACGCCCACGCCCACTCCCACGCCCACCCCCGACCTGACCAGGAGCACTCGGCCGACAGCGAGACCTCgtccgaggaggaggaggaggaaggtagCGTGCCCAGCGCCTGGTGCCACTGCAGCCTGACGCAAGATGGCTTCCTCATCAAGTGCGAGAGCTGCAG GGGTCTAGAGAGGAGGAAAGCATTAGACGGACAGCGCAGGAAAGCAGAGAATGTGTCCG gtggggagAGTAGTGGCACGGAGAGTGGGGACGAGGAAGTGTCGCCCTCCACGGTGTCGTACACGGCCACTCAGCACACACCCACCAGCATCACGCTCACGGTCAACCGCGTCAAGCGAAGCAAGgccaagaagaggaagaagagcacGGACAAGAGCCGCACCACACCCAAAGCCAAGAAGATTAAG GCTTTCAGAGAGGGTTCCAGAAAATCCATGAGGATGAAG AACTCCACGACGGAGGCGAATGCGCTGGACGAGAACACGGTGGAGGGCTGGGAGACGCGGATCCGCCAGTGGACAGACCAGTACGAGGAGGCCCTGGCCAACCAGTACAGCGCCGACGTGCAgacgctgctgcagctggccaaGCCCAGCTCGCCCGCCCCCTCACCCGACACCATCAATCGCACCGAGCtggcctgcaacaacaccgtGCTCAGCTCCCAGATGCAG TTGCAGGTGGGCCGAGTGACGCGTGTACAGAAGCATCGGAAGATTCTACGGGCGGCACGGGACCTTGAGCCGGACACGCTAATCATCGAGTACCGTGGCAAGGTCATGCTGAAGCAGCAGTTCGAGGTCAACGGGCATTTCTTCAAAAA GCCCTACCCATTTGTCCTGTTCTACTCCAAGTTCAATGATGTAGAGATGTGTGTGGACGCCCGCACCTTTGGGAACGACGCCCGCTTCATCAGGAGGTCCTGCACCCCCAACGCTGAG gtACGGCACATGATCTCAGAAGGGATGATCCACCTCTGCATCTATGCCGTCTCTCAGATCACCAAGGACTCCGAAGTCACCATTGGCTTCGATTACGAGTTCAACAGCTG TAATTACAAGGTGGACTGTGCATGCCACAGGGGCAACCAGAACTGCCCGGTGCAGAAGCACAACCTGAGCCCGATGGACAGCCTGCCGTCGCAGCCGGCGTCCGGTCCAGCGCTGCCCGTCCTCCCCGGTGCCGAGACCCGCCGGAGACGAGCCCGGCGGAGAGAGCTGGAGGGGGGAGGAGCCCCCACGGCCGGCTCTGACGACAGCAACCAGCAGCCCAATGGAGACGCGCAGGACCGGGAGCATGGAGCCAGCgatgcagag GATGGCCTGCTGGACGGAATGAAGcaggaagaaggagaagagggcGAACTGGACGACAACGGAGTCCTCATATCAAGCAGACGG TCCCGGGAGGACCGCGCTGCACTTGAGACCATGGAGAGGCGGAGGCGGCGTGTGGTCCAGGGGGCCGCCGATGAGCCCAAGCAGGAGCCCGGCGCcccagaggagggagaggtgaCGGGCCTGTCTCCCGCCGGCCCAAACCCCACGTCCAGCGCGGGAACCTCAGGGGGAGTCAGCACGCGACGCACCTCCTACGCAACG GAGGCCCCGGTAGAGACGGACAGTAAACCCGTGACCGCGGCACCAGCCACCCCCAAGCCCCCTCCGGCACGTTCCTCCAAGCCGCGGCCCAAGAGCCGCATCTCGCGCTACCGCTCCGGCTCGGCCCAGCGGGCGCGGCGCCAACGCCAGGCACTGGCACAGCAGGCGGCGGAGGGCGCCGGAGGGGAGGACGGAGCGCCCGGGGCCTCTCAGGGCGACCTGGGCCAGGGCGAGGGGGCGCTCGGCGCAGGACAGGCGCAGGACGGTGATGGCTACGGGGGAGCGGGCTCCGGAGCCCTGGGCAACAAGGCCAACCTGCGCTACCCCAAAACAAAGAAG TACCTGGTGACCGAGTGGCTCAACGACAAGATCCCGGAGCGGGCGGAGCCGGAGGCGGAGCGTCCGCTGCGCATCACGACAGACCCGACGGTGCTGGCCACCACGCTGAACATGCTGCCGGGCCTTAGCCACGCCTCGCTCATCTGCACCGCCCCCAAGCACTATGTGCGCTTCGGCTCGCCCTTCACCCCCGAGCGCCGACGCAGGCCCCTGGCCGTCGACGCCTCCTACGGCTCCTGCaaaaag AGGTGGATAAAGCAGGCCCTGGACGAGAGCAAGTCCTCCTTGTCCCCGGAGGATAGCGGCGTCTCCAGCTCTTCAAACCAAAGTAACGGCAGCTCCTACCACCCTTTTAAAGCCG AGTTGAGTGCGCCCTTCAAGAAACGAAAGTCCAAGCATGCGCACGAGATGTTGAGTTCGCCCCCCGACAGCAGTGCGTCCGGCAGTGACCTGTTGCTGCGGCCGCTGTCGCCCATTACGCCACCGCCACCCTCGGACCCTGGGCACTCGCTGCGGCCAGCCCTCAGCACATCCTGCGCCCTGTACCTGGGTGCCGAGGACGAGCAGCAGAACGGCGCCACCATGCCCTACTCGCCCCTCACCTCGCTGCCCACCAGCCGCTGCAACACGCCGCTGCAGTTTGAG AACATCTCATCCCCAGAGGCTTCCCCAGTACACCGGCCAGAATCTCTGTCTCCAgag CCTTGCCTGCGGTCGGACTTTGACTCCATTCGCAACGCTACCTTTCCTGACCTTTCCATGACCTCCAGCTTGGACAGTCCTGTCCCGGTGCCCGAGGACTTCCCCGCCGTCTCCCCCTCACCCCTTAGTCTCTCCGGTGGAGGGACCCCCCTCACCCCGGTGTCCACGTCCGCCCCAGGCGACTCCTCAACGGGCACGCGGTCGGGCGAGTCCCAGGCTCGAGAGCAGGCATTCAGGACAGAGTTCAATCTCATCTACGCGTGCTCTCCCCTCAACGCCAATCTAGGGGAGGGCCTTGGCCCCCGCGGCCCCCTGACGGACAGGCGGCACTCCCAGTCGGAGGGCAGCTTCTCACCTGCGGAGTCCTACTTCGGCGCCGTGAGTGGCCAGGGGCTACTCTCGGAGACGGGGGCCGGGTCACTCTCACCCTATCCAGAGCCACATTACGGGGGCGGGTACCCAGACAGTGGCACCCCCCCTCACCCCAGCAACCCTCCCCAAAAGAAGAAG AGGGGGAACGTGATCACCGTTAGTCAGCTGCCAGGCTGTCAGCCTGGTTACCAGGCCCTAGCTGTAAGAGGCCATTGCAAGCCTATGCAGAACATG gTGTCGCTGCTGGAGTACCGCAAGCGGAAACAGGGAACCCGGGACACCGAGTCCGTCGGCTCCATGGGGACCCCCACGCGTCCCAGCTCGCTGTGCCCCAGCACGGAGTCCCCTGGTGGGCCACGCTCGTTGCTGCAGCCCCCCACTTCCCCGCACAGCTCCTTCTCCTCGCCTGCACACCAGGCCTTCCCCCAGATAGAGGAGGTCAGCCCCCCGGACCTCAGCTCCAGCTCCGGCTCCAGTGCGGGCTCAGGCCCTCGGCCACAGGAAGGCATCTCCtg GATCGTGCCCACGACAGTGGAGCGCCTGAGGGAGGGCCAGGGCGTGCTGGAGAGGGTGCTCCGGGGCAACCTCAAAATGGAGCGAGCCCTCAAGAGGACTGACCCCGGTGACCATGGAAACAGCAGAGACAAAGACGCAG ACTCTGTGGAGACAGACCGGTATGACCTCACCACAGCATCACCCCTGAGAAGCCCGCACCCTTACAGCCCGTCTGTCTACCAGCAccag CCTCACCTGTCGGAGCCCCATGTGACCTCGGACAGCTCGGCCTCTCCGTTCCGCTCCTCGTACAGCCCCTCGCCGTCATACCCGCGGCCGCTCGCCCAGGACCACGCCCCGCAGCCAACCCAGAGCACCCCTCCCACCTccgcctcttcctcctcgtcctcctcatcctccatcTCGTCGCTGGACTCGTCCGTGAGCGGCACCTCCAGGCCTGTGGGTGGCGCTGTCCAGGATGCCTCATACCCCAGCAGCAGCCACCTGAAGGCCAGCCTGTTGAACAGCGGCCTGTTGTCAGCCTCGTCCAGCCCCCCGGTCCCTAGGAGCCAGTCCCACTCCAAAACAGACATCAGTGTCGGTGGTGCTGGTTGTGGTGGTAGTGGCCTACTCACCGGGGGCGCGGCGTCCCACGCCTCCAGACTTGCCCAGCAGGGCTCGGGTTCGGGCCGCGGCATTCAGGCAAACTCTCGGCTCTTGTCTGCCCCCAGCTCCCAGCACTACCCACCGCGAGGAGCGCCACTCAACCAGTTCCAGCACCCTCCCCTTCAGGGGTCAGGGGTACGGACACAGACAGGGAGCTACTAG